One region of Oxalobacteraceae bacterium OTU3CAMAD1 genomic DNA includes:
- a CDS encoding formyltransferase, protein MNDHAADDTNDHDRRQRAVVFAHHKLGVRCLKVLLAGGVDVALVVTRTDDPGGNNHDESVRALCREEHIPCIAADDAESPELLEQVRDTMPDLIFSFDYGRALPAELLAVAPAYNMHGSLLPEFPGGAPVEWAVLHDATVTGASLHELTNGPGAGAIVSQVEVPILPDDTAFDVAIKVTVAAEQTLWRVLPSLLDGTAPRLHNNARAGAGAAGGCDPRTPADGRIDWRQPARQVYNLHRAAAPPYPGAFTDIAGVRYVIERARLSGNFGNVVALGLPPGLTVVDNCIFGVCGDGRMLTISSLTADGAPVTAEQLQARLRARS, encoded by the coding sequence ATGAACGACCACGCCGCCGACGATACGAACGACCACGACCGCCGCCAACGCGCGGTCGTCTTCGCGCACCACAAGCTTGGCGTACGCTGCCTGAAGGTGTTGCTGGCCGGCGGCGTCGATGTCGCGCTGGTGGTCACCCGGACGGACGACCCGGGCGGAAACAACCACGACGAATCGGTGCGCGCGCTGTGCCGCGAGGAACACATCCCCTGCATCGCCGCCGACGACGCCGAATCGCCCGAGTTGCTGGAACAGGTCCGCGACACCATGCCTGACCTGATCTTCAGCTTCGACTACGGCCGCGCGCTGCCGGCCGAGCTGCTCGCCGTCGCGCCGGCCTACAACATGCACGGCTCGCTGCTGCCGGAGTTTCCCGGCGGCGCGCCGGTCGAGTGGGCGGTGCTGCACGACGCCACCGTCACCGGCGCCAGCCTGCACGAGTTGACGAACGGGCCAGGTGCCGGCGCCATCGTCTCGCAGGTGGAAGTGCCGATCCTGCCCGACGACACCGCCTTCGACGTGGCCATCAAGGTCACCGTGGCGGCCGAGCAGACGCTGTGGCGCGTGCTGCCGTCGCTGCTCGACGGCACGGCGCCGCGCCTGCATAACAATGCCAGAGCGGGTGCCGGAGCGGCCGGCGGCTGCGACCCGCGCACGCCCGCGGACGGTCGCATCGACTGGCGCCAGCCGGCGCGGCAAGTCTACAATCTGCACCGCGCCGCCGCGCCGCCCTACCCCGGCGCCTTCACCGACATCGCCGGCGTCCGTTACGTGATCGAGCGCGCCCGCTTGTCCGGCAATTTCGGCAATGTCGTCGCCCTGGGTTTGCCACCGGGCTTGACCGTAGTGGATAATTGCATCTTTGGCGTGTGCGGCGACGGCCGCATGTTGACGATTTCCAGCCTGACCGCCGACGGCGCGCCCGTCACGGCCGAGCAACTGCAAGCGCGCCTGCGGGCGCGCTCCTAG
- a CDS encoding homoserine dehydrogenase, whose amino-acid sequence MKPIKVGLLGVGNVGSGTFNVLERNQEEIRRRAGRGIEVVAVSARNLERAKERTGGKVKVVANPFDIVNDPEIDIVVELIGGYDEAKALVLQAIANGKHVVTANKALLAVHGNEIFAAAQEKGVMVAFEAAVAGGIPIIKALREGLTANRIDWLAGIINGTTNFILSEMRDKGLDFATVLKQAQELGYAEADPTFDIEGVDAAHKATIMSAIAFGIPVQFDKAHVEGISKLNAIDIRYAEQLGYRIKLLGIAKRAKVNGVEGVELRVHPTLIPSKRLIANVEGAMNAVLVQGDAVGATLYYGKGAGAEPTASAVIADLVDITRLATADPEHRVPHLAFQPNAMTNIEILPMSEITTSYYLRMNVSDQPGVLADLTRILADATISIDAMLQKEPAEGETKTDIIFLTHQTQEKNVTAAIAKMEGLSTVCGNVTKIRLENLS is encoded by the coding sequence ATGAAACCCATCAAAGTAGGCTTGTTAGGCGTCGGCAACGTCGGCTCCGGAACGTTCAACGTGTTGGAACGCAACCAGGAAGAAATCCGCCGCCGCGCCGGCCGCGGCATCGAAGTGGTGGCCGTCTCGGCCCGCAACCTCGAGCGCGCCAAGGAGCGCACCGGCGGCAAGGTCAAGGTCGTCGCCAACCCGTTCGACATCGTCAACGATCCGGAAATCGACATTGTCGTCGAGCTGATCGGCGGCTACGACGAGGCCAAGGCGCTGGTGCTGCAAGCCATCGCCAACGGCAAGCACGTGGTCACCGCCAACAAGGCGCTGCTGGCCGTGCACGGCAACGAGATCTTCGCCGCCGCGCAGGAAAAGGGCGTCATGGTCGCGTTCGAAGCGGCCGTGGCCGGCGGCATCCCCATCATCAAGGCGCTGCGCGAAGGCCTGACGGCCAACCGCATCGACTGGCTGGCCGGCATCATCAACGGCACCACCAACTTCATCCTGTCCGAGATGCGCGACAAGGGCCTGGACTTCGCCACCGTGCTCAAGCAAGCGCAGGAGCTGGGCTACGCCGAAGCCGACCCGACCTTCGACATCGAAGGCGTGGACGCGGCGCACAAGGCCACCATCATGTCGGCCATCGCCTTCGGTATTCCGGTGCAGTTCGACAAGGCGCACGTCGAGGGTATTTCGAAGCTGAACGCGATCGACATCCGCTACGCCGAGCAACTGGGCTACCGCATCAAGCTGCTGGGCATCGCCAAGCGCGCCAAGGTCAACGGCGTCGAGGGCGTCGAGCTGCGCGTGCATCCGACCCTGATTCCGAGCAAGCGCCTGATCGCCAATGTCGAAGGCGCCATGAACGCCGTGCTGGTGCAGGGCGACGCCGTCGGCGCCACCTTGTACTACGGCAAAGGCGCCGGCGCCGAGCCGACCGCGTCGGCCGTGATCGCCGACCTGGTCGACATCACCCGCCTGGCCACGGCCGATCCGGAACACCGCGTGCCGCACCTGGCGTTCCAGCCGAACGCGATGACCAACATCGAGATTTTGCCGATGTCGGAAATCACCACCAGCTACTACCTGCGCATGAACGTCAGCGACCAGCCCGGCGTGCTGGCCGACCTGACCCGCATCCTGGCCGACGCGACGATCTCGATCGACGCCATGCTGCAAAAGGAACCGGCCGAGGGCGAAACCAAGACCGACATCATTTTCCTGACGCACCAGACGCAGGAAAAAAACGTCACGGCGGCCATCGCCAAGATGGAAGGCCTGTCGACGGTGTGCGGCAACGTGACGAAGATTCGCCTGGAAAACCTGAGCTGA
- a CDS encoding BON domain-containing protein, producing the protein MMTTKLIARLMVAATLTAAAATGTAFAAGQQEGAMAGAAKTGTATNDDAITSKIKASLADQKQIGVTTTDGVVVLSGAVPSTEVGTKAIQVASAVPGVKEVKSELTVASK; encoded by the coding sequence ATGATGACTACCAAACTGATCGCCCGCCTGATGGTTGCAGCTACCCTCACCGCTGCAGCAGCTACTGGTACCGCCTTCGCAGCGGGTCAGCAAGAAGGTGCTATGGCTGGAGCCGCCAAGACTGGCACCGCCACCAATGACGATGCGATCACCAGCAAGATCAAGGCTTCCCTGGCCGATCAAAAACAAATTGGCGTGACCACCACCGACGGTGTGGTTGTGCTGAGCGGCGCCGTACCAAGCACTGAAGTTGGCACCAAGGCCATTCAGGTGGCATCGGCCGTCCCAGGCGTTAAAGAAGTAAAGAGCGAACTGACCGTCGCTTCGAAGTAA
- a CDS encoding sigma 54-interacting transcriptional regulator, protein MRLTANGYRVTGVGSAEAALARMSIELPRLVISDIRLPDRDGMSLFQEIRHNYPALPVILLTAHGTIPDAIEATTLGAYAYLTKPFEAKLLLDRIAQALSLSTPAASPSSGDEAWRAGLISRSQCMDELLAEARLVAASDASILIRGESGTGKELLANAIHRASRRAKAPFIAVNCGAIPEALLESELFGHVKGAYTGAVSSREGLVQAADGGTLFLDEIGDMPLLLQVKLLRVLQERVVRQLGSDIPRPVDVRILSATHRDLDAAMLEGQFREDLYYRLNVITLTLPPLSQRREDITPMATQFLHTLAAKYGKTVRGYAPDALEALTTASWPGNVRQLYNVVEHVCALATAPLIPLSLVQRALRVPSLEVLSYTEAKQRFERNYLVQLLKLTDGNVADAARLAERNRTEFYRLLQKYDLDASLFRTDPTLVAPERQDDPLKNQ, encoded by the coding sequence ATGCGCCTGACCGCCAACGGCTACCGGGTCACCGGCGTCGGTAGCGCCGAGGCGGCGCTGGCGCGCATGTCGATCGAGCTGCCGCGCCTGGTCATCAGCGACATCCGCCTGCCGGACCGCGACGGCATGTCGCTGTTCCAGGAGATCCGCCACAACTATCCGGCCCTGCCCGTCATCCTGCTGACCGCCCATGGCACCATCCCGGACGCGATCGAGGCCACCACCTTGGGCGCCTACGCCTACCTGACCAAGCCGTTCGAGGCCAAGCTGCTGCTGGACCGCATCGCCCAGGCGTTGAGCCTGTCCACCCCGGCCGCCAGCCCGTCGAGCGGCGACGAGGCCTGGCGCGCCGGCCTGATCAGCCGCAGCCAATGCATGGACGAGCTGCTGGCCGAGGCCCGGCTGGTGGCCGCGTCCGACGCCAGCATCCTGATCCGTGGCGAAAGCGGCACCGGCAAGGAGCTGCTGGCCAACGCCATCCACCGCGCCAGCCGCCGCGCCAAGGCACCCTTCATCGCCGTCAACTGCGGCGCGATCCCCGAGGCGCTGCTCGAATCGGAGCTGTTCGGCCACGTCAAGGGCGCTTATACCGGCGCCGTCAGCAGCCGCGAGGGCCTGGTGCAGGCGGCCGACGGCGGCACGCTGTTCCTCGACGAGATCGGCGATATGCCACTGTTGCTGCAAGTTAAGCTGTTGCGCGTGCTGCAGGAACGGGTCGTGCGCCAGCTGGGCTCGGACATCCCCAGGCCGGTCGACGTGCGCATCCTGTCGGCCACCCACCGCGACCTGGACGCGGCCATGCTCGAAGGCCAGTTCCGCGAGGACTTGTATTACCGCCTCAATGTCATCACCCTGACCCTGCCCCCGCTGTCGCAGCGGCGCGAGGACATCACGCCGATGGCGACCCAGTTCCTGCACACCCTGGCGGCCAAGTACGGCAAGACGGTGCGCGGCTACGCGCCCGACGCGCTGGAGGCGCTGACCACGGCTTCGTGGCCGGGCAATGTGCGGCAACTGTATAACGTGGTCGAGCACGTGTGCGCGCTGGCGACCGCGCCGCTGATTCCCCTGTCCCTGGTGCAGCGGGCACTGCGCGTTCCGTCGCTGGAAGTGCTCAGCTACACGGAGGCCAAGCAACGCTTCGAGCGTAACTACCTGGTCCAGCTGCTGAAACTGACCGACGGCAACGTGGCCGACGCCGCACGCCTGGCCGAACGTAACCGGACCGAGTTCTACCGCCTGCTGCAGAAATACGACCTCGACGCCAGCCTGTTCCGCACCGACCCCACCCTTGTCGCCCCCGAGCGACAAGACGACCCCCTTAAAAATCAATGA
- a CDS encoding ribonuclease E inhibitor RraB — translation MITKEEMVELFADMKQNAPWDSNKPLLWGYFFADPDKTKLEAVQAPLKAKGYQIVGVYDSKPDGDAPALWWLHIEKVEKHTVDTLHARNQQFYQFAEEHGLESYDGMDVGPAA, via the coding sequence ATGATCACCAAAGAAGAAATGGTCGAGCTATTCGCCGACATGAAACAGAACGCCCCGTGGGACAGCAACAAGCCGCTGTTGTGGGGCTACTTTTTTGCCGACCCGGACAAGACCAAGCTCGAAGCGGTGCAAGCGCCGCTGAAGGCCAAGGGCTATCAGATCGTCGGCGTCTACGACTCCAAACCCGACGGCGACGCGCCGGCGCTGTGGTGGCTGCACATCGAGAAGGTCGAGAAGCACACGGTCGACACCTTGCACGCCCGCAACCAGCAGTTCTATCAGTTCGCCGAAGAGCACGGTCTCGAATCCTACGACGGCATGGACGTCGGGCCGGCAGCATGA
- a CDS encoding Mth938-like domain-containing protein — MKLHASDTKKYQTVTGYDETGVEINAQRYNYSLIVLPESEPRAWPAPTFESLTAEHFDIIGADAPDVVILGTGAKQRFIHPRLTAALTMRRIGVECMDSQAACRTYNILMGEGRKVTLALIIDNTDKAGA; from the coding sequence ATGAAGCTCCACGCAAGCGACACCAAAAAGTACCAAACCGTCACCGGCTACGATGAAACCGGCGTCGAGATCAACGCCCAGCGCTACAACTACAGCCTGATCGTGCTGCCGGAGTCCGAGCCGCGCGCCTGGCCCGCGCCGACCTTCGAATCCCTCACCGCCGAACATTTCGACATCATCGGCGCCGACGCGCCGGACGTCGTCATCCTCGGCACGGGCGCCAAACAGCGCTTCATCCACCCGCGCCTGACGGCCGCGCTGACGATGCGCCGCATCGGCGTCGAATGCATGGACAGCCAGGCCGCCTGTCGCACCTACAACATCCTGATGGGCGAAGGCCGCAAGGTCACCCTGGCGCTGATCATCGACAACACCGACAAGGCGGGCGCCTGA
- a CDS encoding GNAT family N-acetyltransferase has translation MTPVQSNILATARLRLEPVDDHHFDGLRAINGDAEVMRYITGRPETPEDTAAFIARHKANWAALGYAWWVFIEHDSGEIVGTGAVQHMERDPRNPLELGWRLRPDRQGKGYASEAALAMARFAFERLRAGQLLAVCHQENLASSAVMRRIGMRFKGVERWYETDVAVFQMSPGDLADQTGPAKPQ, from the coding sequence ATGACGCCGGTGCAGTCGAATATCCTCGCCACCGCGCGCCTGCGGCTCGAGCCGGTGGACGACCACCACTTCGACGGCCTGCGCGCGATTAACGGCGATGCCGAAGTGATGCGCTACATCACCGGACGGCCGGAAACGCCGGAAGATACCGCCGCCTTCATCGCCCGCCACAAAGCCAATTGGGCCGCGCTGGGATACGCTTGGTGGGTCTTCATCGAGCACGACAGCGGCGAGATCGTCGGCACAGGCGCCGTGCAGCATATGGAACGCGACCCGCGCAATCCGCTGGAACTGGGCTGGCGCCTGCGCCCCGACCGGCAGGGCAAGGGCTACGCCAGCGAGGCGGCGCTGGCCATGGCGCGCTTTGCGTTCGAGCGCCTGCGGGCCGGCCAATTGCTAGCGGTGTGCCACCAGGAAAACCTGGCCTCGTCGGCGGTCATGCGGCGCATCGGCATGCGCTTCAAGGGCGTCGAGCGCTGGTACGAGACCGATGTCGCCGTCTTCCAGATGTCGCCAGGCGACTTGGCCGATCAAACGGGACCTGCAAAGCCACAATAA
- a CDS encoding pyridoxal phosphate-dependent aminotransferase: protein MRPINKSNKLAEVCYEIRGPVPEKARQMEEEGHKITKLNIGNLAVFGFDPPDEIVQDMKINLSNAAGYTDSKGMFAPRKAVMHYTQGKNIAGVSIDDIYLGNGASELIVMSMNALLNTGDEVLVPAPDYPLWTAAVSLSGGTPVHYICDEQQDWFPDIEDIRRKINSNTRAIVVINPNNPTGALYPVELLQQIIEVARQHQLIIYADEIYDKVLYDEAEHVSIASLADDVLFVTFNGLSKNYRACGYRSGWMVVSGEKSHAKDYIEGLNMLASMRLCANAPGQFAIQTALGGYQSIQDLVGPGGRLLKQRDLAYKLLTDIPGVTCVKPKAALYMFPRLDPKIYPIADDQQFAYELLAETKVLIVQGSGFNWIAPDHFRVVFLPNSDDMTEAFGRIAKFMEGYRKRHGASF, encoded by the coding sequence TTGCGACCGATTAATAAATCGAACAAACTGGCGGAAGTCTGCTACGAGATCCGCGGCCCGGTGCCGGAAAAAGCCCGGCAAATGGAAGAAGAAGGCCATAAGATCACGAAGTTGAATATCGGCAACCTCGCCGTGTTCGGTTTCGATCCGCCGGACGAGATCGTCCAGGATATGAAAATCAATCTGTCCAACGCGGCCGGTTACACCGATTCCAAGGGCATGTTCGCGCCGCGCAAGGCCGTCATGCACTACACGCAGGGCAAGAACATCGCCGGCGTGTCGATCGACGACATTTACCTGGGCAACGGCGCGTCCGAACTGATCGTCATGTCGATGAACGCGCTGCTCAACACCGGCGACGAGGTGCTGGTGCCGGCGCCCGACTATCCGCTGTGGACCGCCGCCGTCAGCCTGTCCGGCGGCACGCCGGTGCACTACATCTGCGACGAGCAGCAGGATTGGTTCCCGGACATCGAGGACATCCGCCGCAAAATCAACTCCAACACGCGCGCTATTGTCGTCATCAACCCGAACAACCCGACCGGCGCGCTGTACCCGGTCGAGCTGCTGCAGCAGATCATCGAAGTGGCGCGCCAGCACCAGCTGATCATCTACGCCGACGAGATCTACGACAAGGTGCTGTACGACGAGGCCGAGCACGTCTCCATCGCCTCGCTGGCGGACGACGTGCTGTTCGTCACCTTCAACGGCCTGTCGAAGAACTACCGCGCCTGCGGCTACCGCTCCGGCTGGATGGTGGTGTCGGGCGAAAAATCCCATGCGAAAGACTATATCGAGGGCCTCAACATGCTGGCCTCGATGCGCTTGTGCGCCAACGCACCGGGCCAGTTTGCGATCCAGACTGCGCTCGGCGGCTACCAGTCGATACAAGACCTGGTGGGACCGGGCGGGCGCCTGTTGAAGCAACGCGATCTGGCCTACAAGCTGCTGACCGATATTCCTGGCGTCACTTGTGTCAAGCCGAAAGCGGCGCTGTACATGTTCCCGCGCCTCGATCCGAAAATCTATCCGATTGCGGACGACCAGCAGTTCGCCTACGAATTGCTGGCAGAAACGAAAGTGCTCATCGTCCAGGGCAGCGGCTTCAACTGGATCGCGCCGGATCACTTCCGCGTCGTGTTCCTGCCGAACTCGGACGATATGACGGAAGCCTTTGGCCGTATCGCCAAATTCATGGAAGGCTACCGCAAACGCCACGGCGCCAGCTTCTAG
- a CDS encoding HAMP domain-containing histidine kinase: MLSKLSFRQLLLGVFLLIAVLLSAASLHALWTLDRLAAHNRDSGHHALALTENVQQLAERSVAMTRSARQYLVLDDPAFRMRYADAWREARAALDAVQRGLPHAPNIAFDTWRQAGEQAWDILQMPTRARTSARRQALETVVALLPRINAQLAEEVKQEVERRNTALLTELDKRRAVLKAQVIASIVVAALLAGGFGLWLSRPLAQIESAIDRLGANRFDEAVEVRGPADLQRVGQQLNWLRQRLSSLEEDKSRFLRHISHELKTPLAALREGVALLEDGVAGALSPNQREIAGILNQNTAALQSQIEALLRYNEATFDAHHLHLEATDMSALLAQAIDSQRLQWQAAKLTVNTEGKARPITVDADKMAVAIGNLLSNAVRFSPQGGVISFKLEERNDRLLIDCADQGPGVAPNDTARIFEPFYQGQRQPPGARRGNGIGLSIVQEYIAAHHGVLQLLPSDQGARFRIELPY, translated from the coding sequence ATGCTCTCGAAACTCTCGTTTCGCCAGTTGCTGCTGGGCGTCTTCCTGTTGATTGCTGTGCTGCTAAGTGCCGCCTCCCTGCATGCGCTGTGGACGCTGGACCGCCTTGCCGCCCACAACCGCGACAGCGGACACCACGCGCTCGCGCTCACCGAAAACGTCCAGCAACTGGCCGAGCGCAGCGTGGCGATGACGCGCAGCGCCCGCCAATACCTGGTGCTCGACGACCCCGCCTTTCGCATGCGCTACGCCGACGCCTGGCGCGAGGCCCGCGCCGCGCTCGACGCCGTCCAGCGCGGCCTGCCCCACGCGCCCAATATCGCCTTCGACACCTGGCGCCAGGCCGGCGAGCAAGCCTGGGACATCCTGCAAATGCCGACCCGCGCGCGCACCAGCGCCCGCCGGCAGGCGCTCGAGACCGTGGTTGCACTGTTGCCGCGCATTAACGCCCAGCTGGCCGAGGAGGTCAAGCAGGAGGTCGAACGCCGCAACACCGCGCTGCTGACCGAGCTCGACAAGCGGCGCGCGGTGCTCAAGGCGCAGGTGATCGCCTCCATCGTGGTCGCGGCCCTGCTGGCCGGCGGCTTCGGCTTGTGGCTGTCGCGCCCGCTGGCGCAGATCGAATCGGCGATCGACCGGCTCGGCGCGAACCGCTTCGACGAGGCGGTCGAGGTGCGCGGCCCGGCCGACCTGCAGCGCGTCGGCCAGCAATTGAACTGGCTGCGCCAGCGCCTGTCGAGCCTGGAGGAGGACAAGTCCCGTTTCCTGCGCCACATCTCGCACGAGCTGAAGACCCCGCTGGCGGCGCTGCGCGAGGGTGTTGCCCTGCTGGAAGATGGCGTGGCCGGCGCGTTATCGCCCAACCAGCGCGAAATCGCCGGTATACTGAATCAAAACACGGCGGCGCTGCAATCGCAGATCGAAGCGCTGCTGCGCTACAACGAGGCCACCTTCGACGCCCACCACCTGCACCTGGAAGCGACCGACATGTCGGCCCTGCTCGCGCAAGCCATCGACAGCCAGCGCCTGCAATGGCAGGCGGCCAAGCTGACCGTCAACACCGAGGGCAAGGCGCGGCCGATCACCGTCGACGCCGACAAGATGGCGGTGGCGATCGGCAACCTGCTGTCGAACGCCGTGCGTTTCAGCCCCCAGGGCGGCGTGATTAGTTTCAAGCTGGAGGAACGCAACGACCGGTTGCTGATCGACTGCGCCGACCAGGGGCCGGGCGTGGCGCCGAACGACACGGCGCGCATCTTCGAACCGTTTTACCAGGGCCAGCGCCAGCCGCCCGGCGCGCGCCGCGGCAACGGCATCGGCCTGTCGATCGTGCAGGAATACATCGCCGCGCACCATGGCGTGTTGCAATTGCTGCCCTCCGACCAGGGCGCCCGTTTCCGAATTGAATTACCTTATTGA